A stretch of the Streptococcus oralis genome encodes the following:
- a CDS encoding YfhO family protein: MKSFFKTYWTYFVSFIIPLLIMTGVYLTQGIYWNSNTSPLLGDGFHQYVIFDVALRNILHGNDSLFYTFTSGLGLNFYALSSYYLGSFLSPLVYFFNLSNMPDAVYLTTLLKFGLIGLSTFFSLNRLFKDIPKFLKLALSTSYALMSFTVSQLEIKTWLDVFILIPLIITGLHLLITQKKRLLYFTSLSILFIQNYYFGYMTALFLIFWYLCQISWDFKTRKSSFLDFVVTSFLAGMASLIMTLPTLFDLQTHGEKLTAITKLKTDSSWYLDIFAKQFIGSFDTTKYGSIPMIFVGLLPFILTILFFTIKSIRFHVKLTYAIFFTFLITSFYIEALDLFWQGMHTPNMFLHRYAWIFSTLLIYTAAEVLNRLKELKLWNLFVSLFLVLTGFLTTVYFKSHYSFLTDLNILLTLEFLLVYALLLLAVIRKFISVNLFAILLSLFITAEISLNASSQMEGIAKEWAFASRSAYNRDITAMESILNQIDNSFTRTEKLQIQTGNDSMKFNYNGISQFSSVRNRSASTSLDKLGFKSSGTNLNLRYANNSILADSLFGIQYNISETSLDKYGFQEIYQKDHLTLYKNQLSLPIAFATQSIYTDVNFNNHTLDNQALFINQLANLNLDYFSQIASDKTDTSYGLTSITGSANEDAKIDYQIEVPQNSQVYLSFSNLHFTNDKQKKVDIIVNGEKKTFTIDNAFNFFNLGYTEEQKNFNISVSFPGNSQVSFESPTFYRLDTQALTEAIQKIKEQPVEVSTSKNKVFATYEVKQDTSIFFTIPYDKGWSAYQDGKKLEIKQAQTGFMKVDIPKGKGTITLSFIPNGFVIGAACSLTALLLFGIYNHRRNLSKTEKD, from the coding sequence ATGAAATCATTTTTTAAAACATATTGGACCTATTTTGTTTCTTTCATCATTCCTTTACTAATTATGACTGGAGTATATCTAACTCAAGGTATCTACTGGAATAGCAATACATCTCCACTATTAGGAGACGGTTTCCATCAATACGTTATTTTTGATGTAGCTTTACGAAATATTTTACATGGAAATGATAGTTTGTTTTACACCTTTACAAGTGGCCTCGGACTGAATTTCTATGCTCTATCTAGTTATTACTTGGGTAGTTTTCTTTCACCCTTAGTCTACTTTTTTAATCTGTCGAATATGCCAGATGCTGTATATCTAACCACTCTCTTAAAATTTGGATTGATTGGTCTGTCAACCTTCTTTAGTCTAAATAGATTATTTAAAGATATCCCAAAATTTTTAAAACTTGCCTTATCTACTTCCTATGCTTTAATGAGCTTCACTGTCAGTCAGTTAGAGATTAAAACCTGGCTAGATGTTTTTATCTTGATTCCTTTAATTATAACTGGTTTACACCTACTTATAACACAAAAGAAGCGCCTACTATACTTTACAAGTTTGTCAATCTTATTTATTCAAAATTATTATTTTGGGTATATGACAGCATTGTTTCTTATTTTCTGGTATCTCTGCCAAATTTCTTGGGACTTTAAAACTCGAAAATCATCTTTTCTTGATTTTGTTGTTACCTCCTTTTTAGCAGGAATGGCTAGTTTGATTATGACTCTTCCTACACTGTTTGATTTACAAACTCATGGGGAGAAGTTAACTGCCATCACAAAATTAAAAACAGACAGTAGCTGGTATCTGGATATTTTCGCAAAACAATTCATTGGATCTTTTGATACAACTAAGTATGGATCTATACCAATGATTTTTGTTGGATTGCTTCCCTTTATTTTAACCATTCTATTTTTCACAATAAAATCTATAAGGTTTCACGTGAAACTTACCTATGCAATTTTCTTTACTTTTTTAATAACAAGCTTTTACATAGAAGCACTTGATTTATTTTGGCAGGGGATGCATACCCCAAATATGTTTTTGCATCGCTATGCTTGGATTTTTTCCACTCTGTTAATTTATACTGCAGCAGAAGTATTAAATCGTCTGAAAGAACTAAAGCTATGGAATCTATTTGTCTCACTTTTTCTTGTACTAACAGGATTTTTGACCACTGTCTATTTTAAATCACACTATTCTTTTTTAACTGATTTGAATATCCTGCTCACTCTTGAATTTCTACTAGTTTATGCTCTTTTACTTCTTGCAGTCATTAGAAAATTTATCTCTGTAAATCTATTTGCAATTCTTTTGTCTTTATTTATAACGGCTGAGATAAGCTTAAATGCATCATCTCAAATGGAAGGAATAGCTAAAGAATGGGCCTTTGCTTCTCGTAGCGCCTATAATAGAGATATCACCGCTATGGAATCCATTCTAAACCAAATTGACAATTCATTTACACGTACTGAAAAACTGCAAATTCAGACTGGAAATGACAGTATGAAATTTAACTACAATGGAATCTCTCAATTTTCGTCTGTACGAAATCGTTCAGCTAGCACTAGTTTGGATAAACTGGGATTCAAATCCTCTGGAACTAACCTCAATCTCCGTTATGCAAATAATAGTATTTTAGCAGATAGTTTATTTGGAATCCAGTACAATATTTCTGAAACTTCACTTGATAAGTATGGCTTTCAAGAGATTTATCAAAAGGATCATTTAACCTTATATAAAAATCAACTCTCTTTACCCATTGCCTTTGCCACTCAATCTATTTACACAGATGTAAACTTTAACAATCACACTCTAGATAATCAGGCTTTATTTATAAACCAGCTTGCTAATCTCAACTTAGATTACTTCTCCCAAATAGCATCTGATAAAACAGATACTTCATATGGTTTAACCAGCATCACAGGTTCTGCGAATGAAGATGCAAAGATTGATTATCAAATTGAGGTTCCTCAAAATAGCCAAGTCTATCTCTCTTTTTCAAATCTTCATTTTACGAATGATAAACAAAAGAAAGTTGACATCATTGTCAATGGAGAAAAAAAGACTTTTACAATTGACAATGCATTTAATTTCTTTAATTTGGGTTATACTGAAGAACAAAAAAATTTTAATATCAGTGTTAGTTTCCCTGGAAATTCTCAGGTGTCCTTTGAATCTCCAACCTTCTATCGTTTAGATACTCAGGCTCTTACTGAGGCAATTCAAAAGATTAAAGAACAACCTGTAGAAGTATCCACCTCTAAAAATAAAGTCTTTGCTACATATGAAGTAAAACAAGATACCTCTATTTTCTTCACTATTCCTTATGACAAAGGTTGGTCTGCATACCAAGATGGGAAAAAACTTGAAATCAAGCAAGCTCAGACTGGTTTTATGAAAGTTGATATTCCAAAGGGAAAAGGCACCATTACACTTTCCTTTATCCCCAATG